TTCAAATCTTTGACGACGCGATTATAATCGAGGATCTTCATCATGTTATGCGGGAAGAGAACCGCCAGGAAGCGGTTGTAAGGCTCTTCGCCTGTATGATTCGGATTCTCGCTGCGGCACTTGTCATACACGCGCGCGGCAGCTGCTGCGCGATGATGCCCGTCTGCGATATAGAGCGTCTCGATCCGGCCAAACGCTTCTTCGATCGCGCGAATCCGCTCCGGTTCGGAAACAACATAGAGCGTATGCACGATGCCGTCCTCAGTCGTGAACTCGTGCGCCGGCGTCTGCGCCATCGCCTGCGCCATCAGCGCATTGACCGTTTCGCTCGCGCGATAGGTGAGAAAGATCGCGCCGGTCTGCGCTTCGGTCGCGAGAATATGATTGACGCGGTCCTGTTCTTTGTCCGGCCGGGTCAGTTCGTGCTTCTTGATGATATTGTTCTTGTATTCTTCGACCGAAGCGGCGACGACCAGGCCGACCTGTTTATGATTGTCCATTTGCTGCTTATATACATAAAAGCAAGGCTGCGCATCCGGCACGAGTAGGCCCGTGGCAATGAATTCCTTCATATTGCTTGCGGCCTTTGCATAGACTTCCGGCGCATGCGGGTCGATGCCCGCATCCAGTTCGGCTTCCGCCCGCGTCACGCGTAAAAAGCTGTCCTTATTCGCGGCAATCATCTGCCGCGCCTCTTTCGTATCCATCACATCATACGGCAGGGATACTACCCTCTCCGCCGAATCTTTCGCAGGCCGTAGCCCGCAAAACGGTTTTACACTTGCCATATCGTTTCCCTCCTACGGAATATTTTTATTTTATCATTTGCAACTCTCAGCATGCGACAGACGCCCCGCAGCGCAGGACAGCCCTGTCGAATGCCCTGCCTCTATTTTATCGCCTATCCCGTCCTTTGCCTATAGTGAAATATTGTTTCCGTCCGGAATACAGACGTACGGCAGAGAAGTCGCAGACAAAACCGCAGGAGCCTCTTCGCTTTTACCCTACATACCGGAAAAATTGATCAGCTTGGAGTCGAGGATACCGTCTACCGCTTTGATCTTCAAGAGCACCGATGCCGGCACGTCGGAATCGACGCCCATTACCATGATACTTGTGCCTTCGACATCGGTCTTGCCAACCTGCATACTGTTGATATTGATGCCGTCCGCACCAAGGATCGTGCCGACTTTGCCGATGATACCCGGCCGATTGTAATGCGGCCCGATTAGGAGCCAGCCTTTCGGATCGACATCGACGCGGTAGCCGTCTATTGTCACAATGCGTCCCTCTTCTTTGCCGAACAGCGTACCGGACACCGTATGCAGGTGCTTGTCGGTATGCACTTTGACCGTGATCAGATCGGCAAAATTCGCTTTTTCCTTGCTGCGCACCTCTCTGACTTTAATGCCGCGCGATTTCGCGATAAACGGCGCATTCACATAATTGACATGTTCGGTCAGGATGCTGCCGAGCAGACCTTTGATCACCGCGGTGGTCAGCATCTTAGTATCGACTTCGCCGATGTCGCCGTTGTATTCGACATCCACTGCATTGATGCGTCCGTCGGCCAGATGGATCGCCAGACAGCCCATCTTCTCCGCAAGATTGAAGTAAGGCTTGATGACTTCAAGCACATGCGACTGCAGCGGCGCCATATTAACCGCGGTCGAAATCGGCTCTCCTTTCAATACCGCGATAATGCCATGCGCCACATCAACCGCGACGCCAACCTGCGCTTCCGCGGTCGAAGCGCCAAGATGCGGCGTCAGGATAATATTCGGCGCTTTTAAAAGCGGATTATCGGCTTCGACCGGCTCTTTTGCAAACACGTCGACCGCCGCTCCGGCGACAATGCCGTCGGTCAGCGCTTGCGCCAGATCCGCTTCGTTAATGATGCCGCCGCGCGCGCAGTTGATCAAGCGCACGCTGGGCTTCATCTTGGCAAAGGACTCTTTGTTCAGCAGATTCTTTGTTTCTGGCGTCAGCGGCATATGCAGCGTAATGAAGTCGGCGCGCGGGAAGATATCTGCCAGTTCAACCAGCTCGATGCCCATGTTTTCCGCTTGTTCTGCGCTAATGAACGGATCGTAGGCGATTACCTTCATTTCCATCGCCAACGAACGTTTCGCAACGCCGCCGCCGATGCGGCCAAGGCCGATGATGCCAAGCGTCTTGCCGCGCAATTCGACGCCCATCAATTTGCTGCGCAGCCACTTGCCCTCGCGCATTCCAGCATGACCTTGCGGAATATTGCGCGCCATGCTGAGCATCATCGCCATCGTGTGCTCCGTCGCGGCTACAGTGTTTCCTTCCGGCGCGTTCAAAACTACGATGCCTTTTTGCGTCGCGGCTTCGACGTCGATGTTGTCGACGCCGACCCCGGCCCGGCCAATGACCTTCAAACGTTCGGCTACCGCGATAACCGCTTTCGTAACCTTGGTTTCACTGCGCACGACCAGCGCGTCATACTCCGGAATAATGCGGATCAACTCTTCCGCCGGCAGATTCGTCTTCACATCCACCTCAAACTGTTCGCGTAAAATCGCTACCCCTTGCTCCGATACCGGATCGCTGACTAAAATTTTCATGTTGCATCCCTCCATCTATCTGCTTGAAGCTTTATTTTTATTTCCACCCCGTAGTTTGCAGCCTGATTGCGTGTGGAAACACCCCGCCTGAAAAATTCGGCCGCGTAGAATAAAAAAGCTCTCGTCCCTGCACTAAACAGGGACGAGAGCATACTCCCGCGTTGCCACCCAAATTGCCGGAAAACCGGCCAACTCGTTCCGCTGTATGGGGCGGTCCCCTTTGACTCGTCGCCAATTGCTCCCGGGCGGAATCATACGTCTGAAGCACCGGCTTACACCAACCGCCGGCTCTCTTGGCCTTCAGCACTTACGACATCCCGTTCTTTGCAAAATTTCATTTTTCAATTGAAACTGATTATACAGCCTCTCCCGACGCAAGTCAAGTGTGTTTTTCACAAAAACATTCCTTTTTATATTTTACACTTTTCTTCTTTCTACTCGCACTTCTTTCCTTTTTCCGCCTTTTTCGCGCGCTAAACCTCTTGCGTCGGCAGTAATTTATCGTACGCCGCAAACAGGAAATTCCTCTTGCCGTCCAGAATAGGAGGAGTATTGCGTCCATGCCAAGCACGGACGACACTGATTACGCAGCAGGAGGATTTCATGCAACAAGAACTTTCTTATAATGAATATGCCAAAGAAGCGGTAGAAATTCTCAGTAAAGGCGCTTTTTTGACTACCGCGGCCAACGGCGCGCAGAACACGATGACAATTGCCTGGGGCAGCATCGGCTATATCTGGCAGCGTCCGGTCTTCATGGTCATGGTCCGGCCCTCGCGCCACAGCTACCAAATGCTTGAAGCAAGCGGCGAATTCACGGTAAGCCTGCCGCTTAAGGACATGAAAGAAGCGCTCGCCGTCTGCGGTTCAAAATCGGGTCGCGAGCTCGACAAGTTTGCTGCGGCCGGTCTGAAGGCCGCGCCGAGCCGGAACGTCGCCGCACCGATCATCGAAGGCTGCGGTCTGCATTACGAATGCCGCGTCGTCTTCAAGCAAACGATGGATCCAGCTCATTTGGATCCATCCATCGCCGCACAAAAATATGCCAGCGGCGATTTTCACACGTTATATTTCGGTGAAATCCTGGCCTGTTACAAAGACGCTTGACACCGCACTCTTACATCTTACTACGCTTTACGCCTGTAGCAGCCTCCATACTACACGCATAGGGGAGGTCTATGTTCATGAAAGCAACCGTTATCATCGACAATCAGGTTCCGGTGAATGCCAAACGGCCGTTTCGCGCCGAACACGGGCAAGCGCTGCTCCTGGAAACAAAAGGACGACTTATTTTGTTCGATGCGGGCCAATCCGAGCTTGTCATCCACAATCTCAGTCTCCTGGGCGTCCGGCCTGCCGATCTCGACGCGATCGTCATCAGTCACGGGCATTATGATCACACCGGCGGCTTGTCGGCGATCCTGACGCACGCACGCAAGCGCCTGCCGGTCTACATCCATCCGCAGGCATTCGTGCCTCGCTTTTCCGAATCGGAAACACGCCGTTTCATCGGCATACCGTTCAGCCAGGAACTTCTCGTCCAGCTCGGCGCCGACTTTCAACTTGTCACAGAGCCGCTCGCGCTGGACGATGACCTTTGGCTAAGCGGCCCGATCCCGCGTGAGAGTGGATTCGAGCAGACGCCGTCATCCTTTATCCGCATCGCCGAGCAGGGCTGCGCCTGTCACGACTCCGTCATTGACGACATGTCCTTATACGTCAAAACCGCTGCAGGTCTCGTCGTGATTTCAGGCTGCGCGCATGCCGGCATTATTAATACGATTATGCACGGCCTATCCGTCACTGACAGTCTGCGACTCTACGGCATCATCGGCGGCACGCATCTTGGTCCTGCGCCGCTTGCGCAGCAGGAGGAAACACTCCGTCAGCTGGCGGATTTCTCGCCTACTTTCATCGCGGCCAACCACTGTACCGGCTTCGCAATGCTAAGCCGACTCGCCAACCAATTCGGCGAAAAGTTCACGCCCGCCTTTGTCGGTACGCAGCTGGAATTTTAGTCAAAAAAGTGTCTGTCGCTAAATTCGCGACAGACACTTTTTTTGGCTCCTTAAAAACTGCACTCGACGCAGTAGCGACCTCTGACTTCCTTGATCGCTTGAAGGGCTCCATTAAAATAATCGTCGTCCGTCTTACCGTCTTCGGCAGGCATCAAACCGCACATGACCTGGCACGAATCGAGCAACGTCCCTTTATATTCTTCAAAGACTTCATGCTGGTATTTGCCGCTGAATACGTTGCTGTCCACCAATTCAACCAACGTCACCACCGCCGCATACGACTGCAGCCGTTCCATTTCCGACTGATCTTTCAGCAAGCGTACAACCATCTCTAATTTTTCTAAACATAGTTTGACTCTCATTTTGATCGCCTCCTATCTTTGGTATTTATTCGTATTCAGCATAGGCGCAAGAAATTCCTCTTTTCCGTCAGAAGATTCAGTTTTCTCCAGAAAAATAAAAAGCCGCGCCGCTTAAAAGCGACCACGGCCTTTATATCATTCGCCCAATTGCTCTTCGCTCACTTCTTCTCCGGCTAAGCGCTTCAAGCGATCCCGCTCTTCACGCGCCGCATGCCAAGCATCGCGCGCCATATCCATCAGACGTTTTTCAAACTTCGCCTGCGGATTGGAGACGACCTTGTTGAAATAAAGCAGCGACTGTTCCGCCTTGCCTGTGCGGCGCAATAATTCGCCGACCAGGTAAAGCAGATTAAGCTCCGACATGCCGCCGATCGGAAAGCGTTCTTTCGCCATCGCAGCGTCAAACAGCTCCGCCGCTTTAGCAAGCGCCAGTTGCTCTTCTTCTTCCTGCTCCCCTTCACGATAGAGCCAGCCTAAACGTAGATATAAGCCGGCCAACTTGCTGTTTTGCTGTTTTGTCAGCCCAGCAAAAAAGATCGCCAGTTTATAGGTCGCTATCGCCTGCTCGCGTGTACGAATCCCGCTAAAATCTACGCTGACCTCCCGACCAGCCAAGAATTTCTTAACCAGTTCCACCGCTGTAGATGAGATTTCGCCAAACTCCGCTTCCTGCGCCGCATAGCCGCAGTTCGGACAGACCCAGACGCTGTAATAATAGGGATTCACATCCCGGTAGTGCATGCAAAAGTCGCTGTCCTGTTTTTCCGTTATCAGACGGGACCGCACCTTCGTCACATGAATTTTTTCTTCACACACCTTACAGATCCGTTCCGCTTCGTATAATGCATCCGCCATGTTTTTCACACCCCCGCCTTATAACTTTACCACAAACGTCAGCCACTGCCTACAGGCAGTCTGTTTTTATCGCATTAAATCAAACGGCAGCGTGTCGCGCTGCTGCAGCCACATCTGGCGGAAAAGGCTGCGCCTGCCCAGCAATTCCTGCATGCTGCCTCGTTCGGCCACCCGTCCGCGCTCAAGCAGAATGATTTCATCCGCCTCTTTTAAGCCTACCGTCAAGCGATGCGTTATCAGCAGCACACCGCAAACTCGCTGCGCCTCATCCAGCGCCGCCAAAACTTTTTCTTCCAGCAACGCGTCAAGGCCGACTGTCGCCTCATCCCAGATGAGAAACGGCGCTTTTTTTAGGAAGCTGCGCGCAAGCGCGACACGCTGCCGCTCGCCGCCCGACAGGCTTTTCCCTTGCGCACCGACAAGCGTCTTCATTCCCTCCGGCAGCGCTGCCGCCACTTCGCTCAGTTGCGCAGCCGCTGCCGCAGCGTCGACCGCGGCCTCGTCCGCGTGCGGCTCAGCCAAACGAATGTTGTCTTCCAGGCTGGCCTGAAACAAATGGCCTGCCTGCGGTACTAAGCTTACTGAGTCCAGCGGAAGCATCGCGACGCTTCGCCCGTCCAAAGAAATCGTCCCCGCTTGTTTCGGCAGAAAGCCGAGCAGCACATTGAGCAGCGTCGTCTTGCCTGAACCGCTCGCCCCGACAATCGCTACCCGTCGCCCCGGTTCGAGAAAAAAAGAGATATCCTCGATGCCCGCTTCGTCCGGACCATGCCGATAGCTTAGCGCGCTTACGCTTACTTTTTTCACTCGCGTTCTTTGCGGCGCTGCGTCAGCCTCCTTCGACTGAGAAAAGCGCAGGAGACCGCGCAAACGCCGCCATGCGGTCAGACTTTCCGCCAGATAGTATACCGCTGCCGGCAAGAGCAGGACCGCTTCGAACGCACTTTGCACGCCAAGCACCAGCGGCGCCAGGTGTACGCCCGCCAACCTCCCCTGCTCGACCAGCAGTATGCCCAAGACCAACAAGAAAAAGAATGTCAGCTGCAGCAGCAAATTGCCGTAGCTTTCACCGCGGACAAGAATCTTTGACGCGCGGCTTTGCGCTTCGATCAGCCTCCGGCTGGCATGTTCCAGCAGCGTCTGGCGTTCCTGACAGCGGTTCGCCGCCCAAAGGCTTTCCATGCCAAGCACCGTTTCCAGAATCTGTTCACGCAGGCGAAGCCGCTCCAAACTCAACTCGGTCGTGACTTTCTTTTGCCGCTGCTTCGTCAGCCAGGGCAGCAAAAGACCGGCGCTCAGAAAGGCGGTCGTGATCAATGCGGGCAACTGCCAGGCAAGCGGCAAAAGAAAATAACAGACTGGTCCCAGCACCGCAAGCGAAATCCCGAGCGGCAGGAGCGAGCGCAGATAAAATTCTTTCAGGATTTCAACATCCTCGACCACCGTCGTAAGCCAGTCTGCACGATCACGCGCCAAAAACTGCGTCCACGGCAACGCTTCAAGCCCTTGATAGCAGCGAACCCGAACCGATTCCAACAAGCGAAACGTCGCATCGTGCGAGACATAGCGCTCCGCATAACGGCAGACGGCTCGCGCCAGACCGAAAAAACGCACGCCGACAATGACCGGCGACAATTCTGCTGCCGATGGATGCAGCGCCGCAGCCGAAATCAGATACGCCGACAGCACCATCAGACCCGTCCCGGACACAACCGTCCCCCAGCCAAAAAAAAGCGCGCTCAGCATAACCGGCCAGGCGCTTCCCAGCAAACGAATCAATTCCCAATATCCCATGCTGCCCCCCGAAACGCCCGCACCAACGCGGCATATTTTCCCTGCGCGGCAAGAAGTTGCGCATGACTGCCCTCTTCCACCACGCAACCCTTTTCCATAACCAAGATGCGATCGGCCCGTGCGACCGTGTTCATCCGGTGCGCCAGGATCAGCACTGAACGACCTTGCAGCAAACCCTGC
Above is a genomic segment from Azotosporobacter soli containing:
- a CDS encoding DUF1015 domain-containing protein, coding for MASVKPFCGLRPAKDSAERVVSLPYDVMDTKEARQMIAANKDSFLRVTRAEAELDAGIDPHAPEVYAKAASNMKEFIATGLLVPDAQPCFYVYKQQMDNHKQVGLVVAASVEEYKNNIIKKHELTRPDKEQDRVNHILATEAQTGAIFLTYRASETVNALMAQAMAQTPAHEFTTEDGIVHTLYVVSEPERIRAIEEAFGRIETLYIADGHHRAAAAARVYDKCRSENPNHTGEEPYNRFLAVLFPHNMMKILDYNRVVKDLNGLSQTAFLEQVQEKFEIHPCSRKDCRAEYPHYFGMYLDKAWYKLVAKADSYDEANPLQRLDVSILQENLLKPILGIENPRTDKRIGFVGGIRGIKELERLVDQGEYQVAFSLYPTSIKALMEISDANLIMPPKSTWFEPKLRDAMVVHMTPCRFTDQ
- the serA gene encoding phosphoglycerate dehydrogenase; the protein is MKILVSDPVSEQGVAILREQFEVDVKTNLPAEELIRIIPEYDALVVRSETKVTKAVIAVAERLKVIGRAGVGVDNIDVEAATQKGIVVLNAPEGNTVAATEHTMAMMLSMARNIPQGHAGMREGKWLRSKLMGVELRGKTLGIIGLGRIGGGVAKRSLAMEMKVIAYDPFISAEQAENMGIELVELADIFPRADFITLHMPLTPETKNLLNKESFAKMKPSVRLINCARGGIINEADLAQALTDGIVAGAAVDVFAKEPVEADNPLLKAPNIILTPHLGASTAEAQVGVAVDVAHGIIAVLKGEPISTAVNMAPLQSHVLEVIKPYFNLAEKMGCLAIHLADGRINAVDVEYNGDIGEVDTKMLTTAVIKGLLGSILTEHVNYVNAPFIAKSRGIKVREVRSKEKANFADLITVKVHTDKHLHTVSGTLFGKEEGRIVTIDGYRVDVDPKGWLLIGPHYNRPGIIGKVGTILGADGININSMQVGKTDVEGTSIMVMGVDSDVPASVLLKIKAVDGILDSKLINFSGM
- a CDS encoding flavin reductase family protein produces the protein MQQELSYNEYAKEAVEILSKGAFLTTAANGAQNTMTIAWGSIGYIWQRPVFMVMVRPSRHSYQMLEASGEFTVSLPLKDMKEALAVCGSKSGRELDKFAAAGLKAAPSRNVAAPIIEGCGLHYECRVVFKQTMDPAHLDPSIAAQKYASGDFHTLYFGEILACYKDA
- a CDS encoding MBL fold metallo-hydrolase, which codes for MKATVIIDNQVPVNAKRPFRAEHGQALLLETKGRLILFDAGQSELVIHNLSLLGVRPADLDAIVISHGHYDHTGGLSAILTHARKRLPVYIHPQAFVPRFSESETRRFIGIPFSQELLVQLGADFQLVTEPLALDDDLWLSGPIPRESGFEQTPSSFIRIAEQGCACHDSVIDDMSLYVKTAAGLVVISGCAHAGIINTIMHGLSVTDSLRLYGIIGGTHLGPAPLAQQEETLRQLADFSPTFIAANHCTGFAMLSRLANQFGEKFTPAFVGTQLEF
- a CDS encoding DUF2225 domain-containing protein → MADALYEAERICKVCEEKIHVTKVRSRLITEKQDSDFCMHYRDVNPYYYSVWVCPNCGYAAQEAEFGEISSTAVELVKKFLAGREVSVDFSGIRTREQAIATYKLAIFFAGLTKQQNSKLAGLYLRLGWLYREGEQEEEEQLALAKAAELFDAAMAKERFPIGGMSELNLLYLVGELLRRTGKAEQSLLYFNKVVSNPQAKFEKRLMDMARDAWHAAREERDRLKRLAGEEVSEEQLGE
- the cydC gene encoding thiol reductant ABC exporter subunit CydC, giving the protein MGYWELIRLLGSAWPVMLSALFFGWGTVVSGTGLMVLSAYLISAAALHPSAAELSPVIVGVRFFGLARAVCRYAERYVSHDATFRLLESVRVRCYQGLEALPWTQFLARDRADWLTTVVEDVEILKEFYLRSLLPLGISLAVLGPVCYFLLPLAWQLPALITTAFLSAGLLLPWLTKQRQKKVTTELSLERLRLREQILETVLGMESLWAANRCQERQTLLEHASRRLIEAQSRASKILVRGESYGNLLLQLTFFFLLVLGILLVEQGRLAGVHLAPLVLGVQSAFEAVLLLPAAVYYLAESLTAWRRLRGLLRFSQSKEADAAPQRTRVKKVSVSALSYRHGPDEAGIEDISFFLEPGRRVAIVGASGSGKTTLLNVLLGFLPKQAGTISLDGRSVAMLPLDSVSLVPQAGHLFQASLEDNIRLAEPHADEAAVDAAAAAAQLSEVAAALPEGMKTLVGAQGKSLSGGERQRVALARSFLKKAPFLIWDEATVGLDALLEEKVLAALDEAQRVCGVLLITHRLTVGLKEADEIILLERGRVAERGSMQELLGRRSLFRQMWLQQRDTLPFDLMR